The Ananas comosus cultivar F153 linkage group 7, ASM154086v1, whole genome shotgun sequence genome has a window encoding:
- the LOC109713101 gene encoding uncharacterized protein LOC109713101, giving the protein MKTKNQPDIAKKGAKEVNDLFSEIFGKEKHGRVRGLGLGPAPTHIWTDAPSPATCIRMATEARKKAEEETKEMKERMMVMETQLAEMKAMMTTMLQHKSTDFHHSNYTPTNPMDGRQNIVDANNPKDALEREARSSSSSHEFQSYQVHQAKKKRVRYEPETEGAQEVLLMSVGQPHRPVARGLLFSKDPSTIVGGDKLGQQYWEIYIEVVMIPTESLIRSYHGMTRSYHGMTKIRDAARKSIAWPSYLVKPVKR; this is encoded by the exons ATGAAGACCAAGAATCAACCAGATATTGCCAAAAAAGGAGCCAAAGAAGTAAATGATTTATTTTCGGAGatatttggaaaagaaaaacatgGTCGTGTGCGTGGTCTTGGTTTGGGCCCTGCTCCTACTCATATTTGGACCGACGCACCTTCACCTGCAACATGTATAAGAATGGCAACTGAGGCTAGAAAGAAAGCAGAGGAGGAAACAAAAGAGATGAAGGAAAGAATGATGGTTATGGAGACCCAGTTGGCTGAAATGAAAGCGATGATGACAACTATGTTGCAACATAAGTCTACTGATTTCCACCATTCTAATTATACACCTACTAATCCAATGGATGGTCGACAG AATATTGTTGATGCGAATAATCCTAAAGATGCATTGGAGAGAGAAGCACGATCGTCATCATCCAGCCATGAGTTTCAGTCTTATCAG gtccatcaagcaaagaaaaaaagagtgcGATATGAACCTGAAACTGAG GGTGCACAAGAAGTGCTCTTAATGTCTGTTGGACAACCTCATCGTCCCGTTGCACGAGGACTTCTGTTTAGCAAAGATCCTTCTACTATCGTAGGAGGCGACAAATTAGGTCAACAATATTGGGAGATTTATATTGAGGTAGTAATGATACCTACAGAAAGTTTGATTAGGAGTTATCATGGTATGACGAGGAGTTATCATGGTATGACGAAGATACGTGATGCTGCAAGAAAATCTATTGCTTGGCCATCCTATCTT GTTAAGCCAGTGAAAAGGTGA